A genomic window from Motacilla alba alba isolate MOTALB_02 chromosome 2, Motacilla_alba_V1.0_pri, whole genome shotgun sequence includes:
- the SGCE gene encoding epsilon-sarcoglycan isoform X6, protein MRRRWCRQQQAEERGAMRCCAAGLWPHSALTTLLLTAFLLSSADGNNGTVNWTTKRAHSYVISRIKAVQKNVYTILSKVHSDRNVYPSAGVLFVHVLEREYFKGEFPPYPKPGEISNDPITFNTNLMGYPDRPGWLRYIQRTPYSDGVLYGSPTVENVGKPTIIEITAYNRRTFETARHNLIINIMSAEDFPLPYQAEFFIRNMNVEEMLASEVLGDFLGAVKNVWQPERLNAINITSALDRGGRVPLPINDMKEGVYVMVGADVPFSSCLREVENPQNQLRCSQEMEPVITCDKKFRTQFHIDWCKISLVDNTKQVSTFQEVIRGEGILPDGGEYKPPSDTLKSRDYYSDFLITLAVPSAIALVLFLILAYIMCCRREGVEKRNMQTPDIQLVHHSAIQKSTKELRDMSKNREIAWPLSTLPVFHPVTGEIVPPLHTDSYDNTSMPLMQTQQNLPHQTQIPQQQSAEAVCSSGHCIVSRKLRLL, encoded by the exons ATGCGGCGGCGGTGGTGCCGGCAGCAGCAGGCGGAGGAGCGGGGAGCGATGCGGTGCTGCGCGGCGGGGCTGTGGCCGCACAGCGCCCTCACCACGCTCCTGCTGACAG CTTTTTTGCTAAGCTCTGCTGATGGCAATAATGGAACTGTTAACTGGACGACTAAGCGAGCCCACAGTTATGTTATCAGCAGAATAAAGGCTGTTCAGAAGAATG tgtaCACAATTCTGTCTAAGGTGCACTCTGATCGGAATGTATACCCTTCTGCTGGAGTTCTGTTTGTTCATGTTTTGGAGAGAGAGTACTTTAAGGGGGAGTTTCCTCCTTACCCAAAGCCTG GTGAAATAAGTAATGATCCTATAACGTTTAATACCAATTTAATGGGTTACCCTGACAGACCTGGATGGCTGCGCTATATACAAAGGACACCGTACAGTGATGGAGTGCTGTATGGCTCACCAACTGTAGAAAATGTGGGCAAGCCAACCATCATTGAG ATCACTGCGTATAACAGGCGTACCTTTGAAACAGCGAGACACAATTTGATCATTAATATAATGTCAGCAGAAG ATTTTCCTTTGCCATATCAAGCGGAATTCTTCATAAGGAATATGAATGTAGAAGAAATGTTGGCAAGTGAAGTTCTGGGTGACTTTCTGGGAGCAGTGAAAAATGTATGGCAGCCAGAACGCCTGAATGCTATAAACATTACTTCAGCCCTTGACAGGGGAGGGAGAGTTCCACTTCCCATTAATGACATGAAAGAGGG tgtGTATGTGATGGTTGGGGCAGACGTTCCTTTCTCTTCGTGTTTACGAGAAGtggaaaacccacaaaatcaGCTGAGGTGCAGTCAAGAAATGGAGCCTGTAATAACCTGTGATAAAAAATTTCGTACTCAATTCCATATTGACTGGTGTAAAATCTCTCTG GTTGACAATACAAAGCAAGTttccacctttcaggaagtgaTTCGAGGAGAGGGAATATTACCTGATGGTGGAGAATACAAGCCACCTTCTGATACCCTGAAAAGCAGAGACTATTACTCGGATTTCCTAATTACGCTGGCAGTGCCCTCGGCAATAGCACTGGTGCTTTTTCTAATACTTGCCTATATCATGTGCTGCCGACGGGAGGGAGT ggaaaagagaaacatgCAAACACCAGA CATCCAGCTGGTGCACCACAGTGCTATACAGAAATCAACCAAAGAGCTTCGTGACATGTCCAAGAACAGAGAGATCGCGTGGCCGCTCTCCACTCTGCCCGTGTTCCACCCCGTGACGGGCGAGATCGTCCCGCCCCTGCACACGGACAGCTACGACAACACCAGCATGCCTCTGATGCAGACACAGCA GAACCTGCCACATCAGACTCagattccacagcagcagagtgcag aagcTGTATGTTCATCAGGACATTGCATTGTAAGCAGAAAACTGCGTCTGCTTTAA
- the SGCE gene encoding epsilon-sarcoglycan isoform X5 translates to MRRRWCRQQQAEERGAMRCCAAGLWPHSALTTLLLTAFLLSSADGNNGTVNWTTKRAHSYVISRIKAVQKNVYTILSKVHSDRNVYPSAGVLFVHVLEREYFKGEFPPYPKPGEISNDPITFNTNLMGYPDRPGWLRYIQRTPYSDGVLYGSPTVENVGKPTIIEITAYNRRTFETARHNLIINIMSAEVDFPLPYQAEFFIRNMNVEEMLASEVLGDFLGAVKNVWQPERLNAINITSALDRGGRVPLPINDMKEGVYVMVGADVPFSSCLREVENPQNQLRCSQEMEPVITCDKKFRTQFHIDWCKISLVDNTKQVSTFQEVIRGEGILPDGGEYKPPSDTLKSRDYYSDFLITLAVPSAIALVLFLILAYIMCCRREGVEKRNMQTPDIQLVHHSAIQKSTKELRDMSKNREIAWPLSTLPVFHPVTGEIVPPLHTDSYDNTSMPLMQTQQNLPHQTQIPQQQSAEAVCSSGHCIVSRKLRLL, encoded by the exons ATGCGGCGGCGGTGGTGCCGGCAGCAGCAGGCGGAGGAGCGGGGAGCGATGCGGTGCTGCGCGGCGGGGCTGTGGCCGCACAGCGCCCTCACCACGCTCCTGCTGACAG CTTTTTTGCTAAGCTCTGCTGATGGCAATAATGGAACTGTTAACTGGACGACTAAGCGAGCCCACAGTTATGTTATCAGCAGAATAAAGGCTGTTCAGAAGAATG tgtaCACAATTCTGTCTAAGGTGCACTCTGATCGGAATGTATACCCTTCTGCTGGAGTTCTGTTTGTTCATGTTTTGGAGAGAGAGTACTTTAAGGGGGAGTTTCCTCCTTACCCAAAGCCTG GTGAAATAAGTAATGATCCTATAACGTTTAATACCAATTTAATGGGTTACCCTGACAGACCTGGATGGCTGCGCTATATACAAAGGACACCGTACAGTGATGGAGTGCTGTATGGCTCACCAACTGTAGAAAATGTGGGCAAGCCAACCATCATTGAG ATCACTGCGTATAACAGGCGTACCTTTGAAACAGCGAGACACAATTTGATCATTAATATAATGTCAGCAGAAG TAGATTTTCCTTTGCCATATCAAGCGGAATTCTTCATAAGGAATATGAATGTAGAAGAAATGTTGGCAAGTGAAGTTCTGGGTGACTTTCTGGGAGCAGTGAAAAATGTATGGCAGCCAGAACGCCTGAATGCTATAAACATTACTTCAGCCCTTGACAGGGGAGGGAGAGTTCCACTTCCCATTAATGACATGAAAGAGGG tgtGTATGTGATGGTTGGGGCAGACGTTCCTTTCTCTTCGTGTTTACGAGAAGtggaaaacccacaaaatcaGCTGAGGTGCAGTCAAGAAATGGAGCCTGTAATAACCTGTGATAAAAAATTTCGTACTCAATTCCATATTGACTGGTGTAAAATCTCTCTG GTTGACAATACAAAGCAAGTttccacctttcaggaagtgaTTCGAGGAGAGGGAATATTACCTGATGGTGGAGAATACAAGCCACCTTCTGATACCCTGAAAAGCAGAGACTATTACTCGGATTTCCTAATTACGCTGGCAGTGCCCTCGGCAATAGCACTGGTGCTTTTTCTAATACTTGCCTATATCATGTGCTGCCGACGGGAGGGAGT ggaaaagagaaacatgCAAACACCAGA CATCCAGCTGGTGCACCACAGTGCTATACAGAAATCAACCAAAGAGCTTCGTGACATGTCCAAGAACAGAGAGATCGCGTGGCCGCTCTCCACTCTGCCCGTGTTCCACCCCGTGACGGGCGAGATCGTCCCGCCCCTGCACACGGACAGCTACGACAACACCAGCATGCCTCTGATGCAGACACAGCA GAACCTGCCACATCAGACTCagattccacagcagcagagtgcag aagcTGTATGTTCATCAGGACATTGCATTGTAAGCAGAAAACTGCGTCTGCTTTAA
- the SGCE gene encoding epsilon-sarcoglycan isoform X2 — translation MRRRWCRQQQAEERGAMRCCAAGLWPHSALTTLLLTAFLLSSADGNNGTVNWTTKRAHSYVISRIKAVQKNVYTILSKVHSDRNVYPSAGVLFVHVLEREYFKGEFPPYPKPGEISNDPITFNTNLMGYPDRPGWLRYIQRTPYSDGVLYGSPTVENVGKPTIIEITAYNRRTFETARHNLIINIMSAEVDFPLPYQAEFFIRNMNVEEMLASEVLGDFLGAVKNVWQPERLNAINITSALDRGGRVPLPINDMKEGVYVMVGADVPFSSCLREVENPQNQLRCSQEMEPVITCDKKFRTQFHIDWCKISLVDNTKQVSTFQEVIRGEGILPDGGEYKPPSDTLKSRDYYSDFLITLAVPSAIALVLFLILAYIMCCRREGVEKRNMQTPDIQLVHHSAIQKSTKELRDMSKNREIAWPLSTLPVFHPVTGEIVPPLHTDSYDNTSMPLMQTQQNLPHQTQIPQQQSAGEFRMTTFQRFEKLYVHQDIAL, via the exons ATGCGGCGGCGGTGGTGCCGGCAGCAGCAGGCGGAGGAGCGGGGAGCGATGCGGTGCTGCGCGGCGGGGCTGTGGCCGCACAGCGCCCTCACCACGCTCCTGCTGACAG CTTTTTTGCTAAGCTCTGCTGATGGCAATAATGGAACTGTTAACTGGACGACTAAGCGAGCCCACAGTTATGTTATCAGCAGAATAAAGGCTGTTCAGAAGAATG tgtaCACAATTCTGTCTAAGGTGCACTCTGATCGGAATGTATACCCTTCTGCTGGAGTTCTGTTTGTTCATGTTTTGGAGAGAGAGTACTTTAAGGGGGAGTTTCCTCCTTACCCAAAGCCTG GTGAAATAAGTAATGATCCTATAACGTTTAATACCAATTTAATGGGTTACCCTGACAGACCTGGATGGCTGCGCTATATACAAAGGACACCGTACAGTGATGGAGTGCTGTATGGCTCACCAACTGTAGAAAATGTGGGCAAGCCAACCATCATTGAG ATCACTGCGTATAACAGGCGTACCTTTGAAACAGCGAGACACAATTTGATCATTAATATAATGTCAGCAGAAG TAGATTTTCCTTTGCCATATCAAGCGGAATTCTTCATAAGGAATATGAATGTAGAAGAAATGTTGGCAAGTGAAGTTCTGGGTGACTTTCTGGGAGCAGTGAAAAATGTATGGCAGCCAGAACGCCTGAATGCTATAAACATTACTTCAGCCCTTGACAGGGGAGGGAGAGTTCCACTTCCCATTAATGACATGAAAGAGGG tgtGTATGTGATGGTTGGGGCAGACGTTCCTTTCTCTTCGTGTTTACGAGAAGtggaaaacccacaaaatcaGCTGAGGTGCAGTCAAGAAATGGAGCCTGTAATAACCTGTGATAAAAAATTTCGTACTCAATTCCATATTGACTGGTGTAAAATCTCTCTG GTTGACAATACAAAGCAAGTttccacctttcaggaagtgaTTCGAGGAGAGGGAATATTACCTGATGGTGGAGAATACAAGCCACCTTCTGATACCCTGAAAAGCAGAGACTATTACTCGGATTTCCTAATTACGCTGGCAGTGCCCTCGGCAATAGCACTGGTGCTTTTTCTAATACTTGCCTATATCATGTGCTGCCGACGGGAGGGAGT ggaaaagagaaacatgCAAACACCAGA CATCCAGCTGGTGCACCACAGTGCTATACAGAAATCAACCAAAGAGCTTCGTGACATGTCCAAGAACAGAGAGATCGCGTGGCCGCTCTCCACTCTGCCCGTGTTCCACCCCGTGACGGGCGAGATCGTCCCGCCCCTGCACACGGACAGCTACGACAACACCAGCATGCCTCTGATGCAGACACAGCA GAACCTGCCACATCAGACTCagattccacagcagcagagtgcag GAGAATTTCGTATGACAACATTTCAAAGATTTGAG aagcTGTATGTTCATCAGGACATTGCATTGTAA
- the SGCE gene encoding epsilon-sarcoglycan isoform X3, whose protein sequence is MRRRWCRQQQAEERGAMRCCAAGLWPHSALTTLLLTAFLLSSADGNNGTVNWTTKRAHSYVISRIKAVQKNVYTILSKVHSDRNVYPSAGVLFVHVLEREYFKGEFPPYPKPGEISNDPITFNTNLMGYPDRPGWLRYIQRTPYSDGVLYGSPTVENVGKPTIIEITAYNRRTFETARHNLIINIMSAEVDFPLPYQAEFFIRNMNVEEMLASEVLGDFLGAVKNVWQPERLNAINITSALDRGGRVPLPINDMKEGVYVMVGADVPFSSCLREVENPQNQLRCSQEMEPVITCDKKFRTQFHIDWCKISLVDNTKQVSTFQEVIRGEGILPDGGEYKPPSDTLKSRDYYSDFLITLAVPSAIALVLFLILAYIMCCRREGVIQLVHHSAIQKSTKELRDMSKNREIAWPLSTLPVFHPVTGEIVPPLHTDSYDNTSMPLMQTQQNLPHQTQIPQQQSAGEFRMTTFQRFEVNGIPEERKLTEAMNL, encoded by the exons ATGCGGCGGCGGTGGTGCCGGCAGCAGCAGGCGGAGGAGCGGGGAGCGATGCGGTGCTGCGCGGCGGGGCTGTGGCCGCACAGCGCCCTCACCACGCTCCTGCTGACAG CTTTTTTGCTAAGCTCTGCTGATGGCAATAATGGAACTGTTAACTGGACGACTAAGCGAGCCCACAGTTATGTTATCAGCAGAATAAAGGCTGTTCAGAAGAATG tgtaCACAATTCTGTCTAAGGTGCACTCTGATCGGAATGTATACCCTTCTGCTGGAGTTCTGTTTGTTCATGTTTTGGAGAGAGAGTACTTTAAGGGGGAGTTTCCTCCTTACCCAAAGCCTG GTGAAATAAGTAATGATCCTATAACGTTTAATACCAATTTAATGGGTTACCCTGACAGACCTGGATGGCTGCGCTATATACAAAGGACACCGTACAGTGATGGAGTGCTGTATGGCTCACCAACTGTAGAAAATGTGGGCAAGCCAACCATCATTGAG ATCACTGCGTATAACAGGCGTACCTTTGAAACAGCGAGACACAATTTGATCATTAATATAATGTCAGCAGAAG TAGATTTTCCTTTGCCATATCAAGCGGAATTCTTCATAAGGAATATGAATGTAGAAGAAATGTTGGCAAGTGAAGTTCTGGGTGACTTTCTGGGAGCAGTGAAAAATGTATGGCAGCCAGAACGCCTGAATGCTATAAACATTACTTCAGCCCTTGACAGGGGAGGGAGAGTTCCACTTCCCATTAATGACATGAAAGAGGG tgtGTATGTGATGGTTGGGGCAGACGTTCCTTTCTCTTCGTGTTTACGAGAAGtggaaaacccacaaaatcaGCTGAGGTGCAGTCAAGAAATGGAGCCTGTAATAACCTGTGATAAAAAATTTCGTACTCAATTCCATATTGACTGGTGTAAAATCTCTCTG GTTGACAATACAAAGCAAGTttccacctttcaggaagtgaTTCGAGGAGAGGGAATATTACCTGATGGTGGAGAATACAAGCCACCTTCTGATACCCTGAAAAGCAGAGACTATTACTCGGATTTCCTAATTACGCTGGCAGTGCCCTCGGCAATAGCACTGGTGCTTTTTCTAATACTTGCCTATATCATGTGCTGCCGACGGGAGGGAGT CATCCAGCTGGTGCACCACAGTGCTATACAGAAATCAACCAAAGAGCTTCGTGACATGTCCAAGAACAGAGAGATCGCGTGGCCGCTCTCCACTCTGCCCGTGTTCCACCCCGTGACGGGCGAGATCGTCCCGCCCCTGCACACGGACAGCTACGACAACACCAGCATGCCTCTGATGCAGACACAGCA GAACCTGCCACATCAGACTCagattccacagcagcagagtgcag GAGAATTTCGTATGACAACATTTCAAAGATTTGAG GTAAATGGTATTCCTGAGGAAAGAAAACTAACAGAAGCAATGAATTTGTAA
- the SGCE gene encoding epsilon-sarcoglycan isoform X10 has product MRRRWCRQQQAEERGAMRCCAAGLWPHSALTTLLLTAFLLSSADGNNGTVNWTTKRAHSYVISRIKAVQKNGEISNDPITFNTNLMGYPDRPGWLRYIQRTPYSDGVLYGSPTVENVGKPTIIEITAYNRRTFETARHNLIINIMSAEVDFPLPYQAEFFIRNMNVEEMLASEVLGDFLGAVKNVWQPERLNAINITSALDRGGRVPLPINDMKEGVYVMVGADVPFSSCLREVENPQNQLRCSQEMEPVITCDKKFRTQFHIDWCKISLVDNTKQVSTFQEVIRGEGILPDGGEYKPPSDTLKSRDYYSDFLITLAVPSAIALVLFLILAYIMCCRREGVEKRNMQTPDIQLVHHSAIQKSTKELRDMSKNREIAWPLSTLPVFHPVTGEIVPPLHTDSYDNTSMPLMQTQQNLPHQTQIPQQQSAGEFRMTTFQRFEVNGIPEERKLTEAMNL; this is encoded by the exons ATGCGGCGGCGGTGGTGCCGGCAGCAGCAGGCGGAGGAGCGGGGAGCGATGCGGTGCTGCGCGGCGGGGCTGTGGCCGCACAGCGCCCTCACCACGCTCCTGCTGACAG CTTTTTTGCTAAGCTCTGCTGATGGCAATAATGGAACTGTTAACTGGACGACTAAGCGAGCCCACAGTTATGTTATCAGCAGAATAAAGGCTGTTCAGAAGAATG GTGAAATAAGTAATGATCCTATAACGTTTAATACCAATTTAATGGGTTACCCTGACAGACCTGGATGGCTGCGCTATATACAAAGGACACCGTACAGTGATGGAGTGCTGTATGGCTCACCAACTGTAGAAAATGTGGGCAAGCCAACCATCATTGAG ATCACTGCGTATAACAGGCGTACCTTTGAAACAGCGAGACACAATTTGATCATTAATATAATGTCAGCAGAAG TAGATTTTCCTTTGCCATATCAAGCGGAATTCTTCATAAGGAATATGAATGTAGAAGAAATGTTGGCAAGTGAAGTTCTGGGTGACTTTCTGGGAGCAGTGAAAAATGTATGGCAGCCAGAACGCCTGAATGCTATAAACATTACTTCAGCCCTTGACAGGGGAGGGAGAGTTCCACTTCCCATTAATGACATGAAAGAGGG tgtGTATGTGATGGTTGGGGCAGACGTTCCTTTCTCTTCGTGTTTACGAGAAGtggaaaacccacaaaatcaGCTGAGGTGCAGTCAAGAAATGGAGCCTGTAATAACCTGTGATAAAAAATTTCGTACTCAATTCCATATTGACTGGTGTAAAATCTCTCTG GTTGACAATACAAAGCAAGTttccacctttcaggaagtgaTTCGAGGAGAGGGAATATTACCTGATGGTGGAGAATACAAGCCACCTTCTGATACCCTGAAAAGCAGAGACTATTACTCGGATTTCCTAATTACGCTGGCAGTGCCCTCGGCAATAGCACTGGTGCTTTTTCTAATACTTGCCTATATCATGTGCTGCCGACGGGAGGGAGT ggaaaagagaaacatgCAAACACCAGA CATCCAGCTGGTGCACCACAGTGCTATACAGAAATCAACCAAAGAGCTTCGTGACATGTCCAAGAACAGAGAGATCGCGTGGCCGCTCTCCACTCTGCCCGTGTTCCACCCCGTGACGGGCGAGATCGTCCCGCCCCTGCACACGGACAGCTACGACAACACCAGCATGCCTCTGATGCAGACACAGCA GAACCTGCCACATCAGACTCagattccacagcagcagagtgcag GAGAATTTCGTATGACAACATTTCAAAGATTTGAG GTAAATGGTATTCCTGAGGAAAGAAAACTAACAGAAGCAATGAATTTGTAA
- the SGCE gene encoding epsilon-sarcoglycan isoform X1 — protein sequence MRRRWCRQQQAEERGAMRCCAAGLWPHSALTTLLLTAFLLSSADGNNGTVNWTTKRAHSYVISRIKAVQKNVYTILSKVHSDRNVYPSAGVLFVHVLEREYFKGEFPPYPKPGEISNDPITFNTNLMGYPDRPGWLRYIQRTPYSDGVLYGSPTVENVGKPTIIEITAYNRRTFETARHNLIINIMSAEVDFPLPYQAEFFIRNMNVEEMLASEVLGDFLGAVKNVWQPERLNAINITSALDRGGRVPLPINDMKEGVYVMVGADVPFSSCLREVENPQNQLRCSQEMEPVITCDKKFRTQFHIDWCKISLVDNTKQVSTFQEVIRGEGILPDGGEYKPPSDTLKSRDYYSDFLITLAVPSAIALVLFLILAYIMCCRREGVEKRNMQTPDIQLVHHSAIQKSTKELRDMSKNREIAWPLSTLPVFHPVTGEIVPPLHTDSYDNTSMPLMQTQQNLPHQTQIPQQQSAGEFRMTTFQRFEVNGIPEERKLTEAMNL from the exons ATGCGGCGGCGGTGGTGCCGGCAGCAGCAGGCGGAGGAGCGGGGAGCGATGCGGTGCTGCGCGGCGGGGCTGTGGCCGCACAGCGCCCTCACCACGCTCCTGCTGACAG CTTTTTTGCTAAGCTCTGCTGATGGCAATAATGGAACTGTTAACTGGACGACTAAGCGAGCCCACAGTTATGTTATCAGCAGAATAAAGGCTGTTCAGAAGAATG tgtaCACAATTCTGTCTAAGGTGCACTCTGATCGGAATGTATACCCTTCTGCTGGAGTTCTGTTTGTTCATGTTTTGGAGAGAGAGTACTTTAAGGGGGAGTTTCCTCCTTACCCAAAGCCTG GTGAAATAAGTAATGATCCTATAACGTTTAATACCAATTTAATGGGTTACCCTGACAGACCTGGATGGCTGCGCTATATACAAAGGACACCGTACAGTGATGGAGTGCTGTATGGCTCACCAACTGTAGAAAATGTGGGCAAGCCAACCATCATTGAG ATCACTGCGTATAACAGGCGTACCTTTGAAACAGCGAGACACAATTTGATCATTAATATAATGTCAGCAGAAG TAGATTTTCCTTTGCCATATCAAGCGGAATTCTTCATAAGGAATATGAATGTAGAAGAAATGTTGGCAAGTGAAGTTCTGGGTGACTTTCTGGGAGCAGTGAAAAATGTATGGCAGCCAGAACGCCTGAATGCTATAAACATTACTTCAGCCCTTGACAGGGGAGGGAGAGTTCCACTTCCCATTAATGACATGAAAGAGGG tgtGTATGTGATGGTTGGGGCAGACGTTCCTTTCTCTTCGTGTTTACGAGAAGtggaaaacccacaaaatcaGCTGAGGTGCAGTCAAGAAATGGAGCCTGTAATAACCTGTGATAAAAAATTTCGTACTCAATTCCATATTGACTGGTGTAAAATCTCTCTG GTTGACAATACAAAGCAAGTttccacctttcaggaagtgaTTCGAGGAGAGGGAATATTACCTGATGGTGGAGAATACAAGCCACCTTCTGATACCCTGAAAAGCAGAGACTATTACTCGGATTTCCTAATTACGCTGGCAGTGCCCTCGGCAATAGCACTGGTGCTTTTTCTAATACTTGCCTATATCATGTGCTGCCGACGGGAGGGAGT ggaaaagagaaacatgCAAACACCAGA CATCCAGCTGGTGCACCACAGTGCTATACAGAAATCAACCAAAGAGCTTCGTGACATGTCCAAGAACAGAGAGATCGCGTGGCCGCTCTCCACTCTGCCCGTGTTCCACCCCGTGACGGGCGAGATCGTCCCGCCCCTGCACACGGACAGCTACGACAACACCAGCATGCCTCTGATGCAGACACAGCA GAACCTGCCACATCAGACTCagattccacagcagcagagtgcag GAGAATTTCGTATGACAACATTTCAAAGATTTGAG GTAAATGGTATTCCTGAGGAAAGAAAACTAACAGAAGCAATGAATTTGTAA
- the SGCE gene encoding epsilon-sarcoglycan isoform X4, with protein MRRRWCRQQQAEERGAMRCCAAGLWPHSALTTLLLTAFLLSSADGNNGTVNWTTKRAHSYVISRIKAVQKNVYTILSKVHSDRNVYPSAGVLFVHVLEREYFKGEFPPYPKPGEISNDPITFNTNLMGYPDRPGWLRYIQRTPYSDGVLYGSPTVENVGKPTIIEITAYNRRTFETARHNLIINIMSAEDFPLPYQAEFFIRNMNVEEMLASEVLGDFLGAVKNVWQPERLNAINITSALDRGGRVPLPINDMKEGVYVMVGADVPFSSCLREVENPQNQLRCSQEMEPVITCDKKFRTQFHIDWCKISLVDNTKQVSTFQEVIRGEGILPDGGEYKPPSDTLKSRDYYSDFLITLAVPSAIALVLFLILAYIMCCRREGVIQLVHHSAIQKSTKELRDMSKNREIAWPLSTLPVFHPVTGEIVPPLHTDSYDNTSMPLMQTQQNLPHQTQIPQQQSAGEFRMTTFQRFEVNGIPEERKLTEAMNL; from the exons ATGCGGCGGCGGTGGTGCCGGCAGCAGCAGGCGGAGGAGCGGGGAGCGATGCGGTGCTGCGCGGCGGGGCTGTGGCCGCACAGCGCCCTCACCACGCTCCTGCTGACAG CTTTTTTGCTAAGCTCTGCTGATGGCAATAATGGAACTGTTAACTGGACGACTAAGCGAGCCCACAGTTATGTTATCAGCAGAATAAAGGCTGTTCAGAAGAATG tgtaCACAATTCTGTCTAAGGTGCACTCTGATCGGAATGTATACCCTTCTGCTGGAGTTCTGTTTGTTCATGTTTTGGAGAGAGAGTACTTTAAGGGGGAGTTTCCTCCTTACCCAAAGCCTG GTGAAATAAGTAATGATCCTATAACGTTTAATACCAATTTAATGGGTTACCCTGACAGACCTGGATGGCTGCGCTATATACAAAGGACACCGTACAGTGATGGAGTGCTGTATGGCTCACCAACTGTAGAAAATGTGGGCAAGCCAACCATCATTGAG ATCACTGCGTATAACAGGCGTACCTTTGAAACAGCGAGACACAATTTGATCATTAATATAATGTCAGCAGAAG ATTTTCCTTTGCCATATCAAGCGGAATTCTTCATAAGGAATATGAATGTAGAAGAAATGTTGGCAAGTGAAGTTCTGGGTGACTTTCTGGGAGCAGTGAAAAATGTATGGCAGCCAGAACGCCTGAATGCTATAAACATTACTTCAGCCCTTGACAGGGGAGGGAGAGTTCCACTTCCCATTAATGACATGAAAGAGGG tgtGTATGTGATGGTTGGGGCAGACGTTCCTTTCTCTTCGTGTTTACGAGAAGtggaaaacccacaaaatcaGCTGAGGTGCAGTCAAGAAATGGAGCCTGTAATAACCTGTGATAAAAAATTTCGTACTCAATTCCATATTGACTGGTGTAAAATCTCTCTG GTTGACAATACAAAGCAAGTttccacctttcaggaagtgaTTCGAGGAGAGGGAATATTACCTGATGGTGGAGAATACAAGCCACCTTCTGATACCCTGAAAAGCAGAGACTATTACTCGGATTTCCTAATTACGCTGGCAGTGCCCTCGGCAATAGCACTGGTGCTTTTTCTAATACTTGCCTATATCATGTGCTGCCGACGGGAGGGAGT CATCCAGCTGGTGCACCACAGTGCTATACAGAAATCAACCAAAGAGCTTCGTGACATGTCCAAGAACAGAGAGATCGCGTGGCCGCTCTCCACTCTGCCCGTGTTCCACCCCGTGACGGGCGAGATCGTCCCGCCCCTGCACACGGACAGCTACGACAACACCAGCATGCCTCTGATGCAGACACAGCA GAACCTGCCACATCAGACTCagattccacagcagcagagtgcag GAGAATTTCGTATGACAACATTTCAAAGATTTGAG GTAAATGGTATTCCTGAGGAAAGAAAACTAACAGAAGCAATGAATTTGTAA